Proteins found in one Mustela lutreola isolate mMusLut2 chromosome 10, mMusLut2.pri, whole genome shotgun sequence genomic segment:
- the NUDT17 gene encoding nucleoside diphosphate-linked moiety X motif 17 isoform X1 → MAASRVLLLLSGRPVSPSFVQSVCRLLGAGPGFGPWPTHCGFKRGRLVLSDRPFPGASTTLPLQVRRKGSGVGGRSGVWSWRQRPGSIRLDLLPHRAALPNFCPASEALNQTATYPPHPHQRPPFCPFVALDQQQLRARGSELPTNRGVDLGVAVILQSSDQTVLLTRRTSTLSLSPNLWVPPGGHVELDEELLDGGLRELWEESGLQLPQDQFSWVPLGLWESAYPPRLSWGLPKYHHIILYLLVVSQESQQQLQARIQPNPNEVSAFMWLGPDVAAAVATIEDGTETSRHLSQELPPSILIVELKEDGGARPLALPVSTLLRTTPTTDEGKERVSSGTKFALRLWLQHLGR, encoded by the exons ATGGCCGCCTCGCGGGTGCTGCTGCTCCTGTCCGGGCGCCCTGTGTCGCCGAGCTTCGTGCAGAGTGTGTGTCGCCTCCTGGGCGCCGGGCCAGGGTTCGGGCCGTGGCCCACGCACTGCGGCTTTAAGCGAGGACGACTCGTCCTCTCGGACCGGCCATTCCCAGGCGCTTCGACCACGCTTCCGCTTCAGGTCCGGAGAaaggggagcggggtggggggcaggagtggggtgTGGAGCTGGCGCCAGAGGCCAGGCTCCATCAGACTCGACCTCCTCCCCCATCGCGCGGCGTTGCCCAATTTTTGCCCGGCTTCTGAAGCCTTAAACCAAACGGCCACCTACCCCCCGCACCCCCACCAGCGACCCCCTTTCTGCCCTTTTGTGGCACTGGACCAGCAGCAGCTCAGGGCTCGGGGGTCTGAGCTGCCCACGAATCGAGGTGTGGATCTGGGTGTGGCCGTCATTCTGCAGTCCAGCGACCAGACTGTCTTATTAACCCGAAGGACAAGCACCCTCAGCCTTTCTCCCAACCTCTGGGTACCCCCAG GTGGGCACGTGGAACTTGATGAAGAG CTGTTAGACGGAGGGCTCCGAGAGCTTTGGGAGGAGAGTGGATTGCAGCTGCCCCAGGACCAGTTCTCTTGGGTCCCTCTGGGGTTATGGGAG TCTGCCTACCCTCCAAGGCTGAGCTGGGGTCtccccaaataccatcacatcaTTCTCTATCTTCTCGTGGTCTCCCAGGAGTCACAGCAGCAGCTGCAG GCCCGGATCCAACCAAACCCAAATGAAGTGAGCGCCTTTATGTGGCTGGGACCAGATGTAGCAGCTGCAGTGGCCACTATAGAGGATGGTACAGAGACATCCAGGCATCTCTCCCAGGAGCTACCACCCTCCATCCT TATAGTAGAACTAAAGGAGGATGGAGGAGCTCGACCCCTGGCCTTGCCCGTGTCCACACTGCTGCGGACAACCCCAACCACagatgaaggaaaagagagggtCAGCTCTGGGACGAAGTTTGCCCTCAGGCTCTGGCTGCAACATCTGGGCAG GTAG
- the NUDT17 gene encoding nucleoside diphosphate-linked moiety X motif 17 isoform X2, whose amino-acid sequence MAASRVLLLLSGRPVSPSFVQSVCRLLGAGPGFGPWPTHCGFKRGRLVLSDRPFPGASTTLPLQVRRKGSGVGGRSGVWSWRQRPGSIRLDLLPHRAALPNFCPASEALNQTATYPPHPHQRPPFCPFVALDQQQLRARGSELPTNRGVDLGVAVILQSSDQTVLLTRRTSTLSLSPNLWVPPGGHVELDEESAYPPRLSWGLPKYHHIILYLLVVSQESQQQLQARIQPNPNEVSAFMWLGPDVAAAVATIEDGTETSRHLSQELPPSILIVELKEDGGARPLALPVSTLLRTTPTTDEGKERVSSGTKFALRLWLQHLGR is encoded by the exons ATGGCCGCCTCGCGGGTGCTGCTGCTCCTGTCCGGGCGCCCTGTGTCGCCGAGCTTCGTGCAGAGTGTGTGTCGCCTCCTGGGCGCCGGGCCAGGGTTCGGGCCGTGGCCCACGCACTGCGGCTTTAAGCGAGGACGACTCGTCCTCTCGGACCGGCCATTCCCAGGCGCTTCGACCACGCTTCCGCTTCAGGTCCGGAGAaaggggagcggggtggggggcaggagtggggtgTGGAGCTGGCGCCAGAGGCCAGGCTCCATCAGACTCGACCTCCTCCCCCATCGCGCGGCGTTGCCCAATTTTTGCCCGGCTTCTGAAGCCTTAAACCAAACGGCCACCTACCCCCCGCACCCCCACCAGCGACCCCCTTTCTGCCCTTTTGTGGCACTGGACCAGCAGCAGCTCAGGGCTCGGGGGTCTGAGCTGCCCACGAATCGAGGTGTGGATCTGGGTGTGGCCGTCATTCTGCAGTCCAGCGACCAGACTGTCTTATTAACCCGAAGGACAAGCACCCTCAGCCTTTCTCCCAACCTCTGGGTACCCCCAG GTGGGCACGTGGAACTTGATGAAGAG TCTGCCTACCCTCCAAGGCTGAGCTGGGGTCtccccaaataccatcacatcaTTCTCTATCTTCTCGTGGTCTCCCAGGAGTCACAGCAGCAGCTGCAG GCCCGGATCCAACCAAACCCAAATGAAGTGAGCGCCTTTATGTGGCTGGGACCAGATGTAGCAGCTGCAGTGGCCACTATAGAGGATGGTACAGAGACATCCAGGCATCTCTCCCAGGAGCTACCACCCTCCATCCT TATAGTAGAACTAAAGGAGGATGGAGGAGCTCGACCCCTGGCCTTGCCCGTGTCCACACTGCTGCGGACAACCCCAACCACagatgaaggaaaagagagggtCAGCTCTGGGACGAAGTTTGCCCTCAGGCTCTGGCTGCAACATCTGGGCAG GTAG
- the NUDT17 gene encoding nucleoside diphosphate-linked moiety X motif 17 isoform X5 → MAASRVLLLLSGRPVSPSFVQSVCRLLGAGPGFGPWPTHCGFKRGRLVLSDRPFPGASTTLPLQQLRARGSELPTNRGVDLGVAVILQSSDQTVLLTRRTSTLSLSPNLWVPPGGHVELDEELLDGGLRELWEESGLQLPQDQFSWVPLGLWESAYPPRLSWGLPKYHHIILYLLVVSQESQQQLQARIQPNPNEVSAFMWLGPDVAAAVATIEDGTETSRHLSQELPPSILIVELKEDGGARPLALPVSTLLRTTPTTDEGKERVSSGTKFALRLWLQHLGR, encoded by the exons ATGGCCGCCTCGCGGGTGCTGCTGCTCCTGTCCGGGCGCCCTGTGTCGCCGAGCTTCGTGCAGAGTGTGTGTCGCCTCCTGGGCGCCGGGCCAGGGTTCGGGCCGTGGCCCACGCACTGCGGCTTTAAGCGAGGACGACTCGTCCTCTCGGACCGGCCATTCCCAGGCGCTTCGACCACGCTTCCGCTTCAG CAGCTCAGGGCTCGGGGGTCTGAGCTGCCCACGAATCGAGGTGTGGATCTGGGTGTGGCCGTCATTCTGCAGTCCAGCGACCAGACTGTCTTATTAACCCGAAGGACAAGCACCCTCAGCCTTTCTCCCAACCTCTGGGTACCCCCAG GTGGGCACGTGGAACTTGATGAAGAG CTGTTAGACGGAGGGCTCCGAGAGCTTTGGGAGGAGAGTGGATTGCAGCTGCCCCAGGACCAGTTCTCTTGGGTCCCTCTGGGGTTATGGGAG TCTGCCTACCCTCCAAGGCTGAGCTGGGGTCtccccaaataccatcacatcaTTCTCTATCTTCTCGTGGTCTCCCAGGAGTCACAGCAGCAGCTGCAG GCCCGGATCCAACCAAACCCAAATGAAGTGAGCGCCTTTATGTGGCTGGGACCAGATGTAGCAGCTGCAGTGGCCACTATAGAGGATGGTACAGAGACATCCAGGCATCTCTCCCAGGAGCTACCACCCTCCATCCT TATAGTAGAACTAAAGGAGGATGGAGGAGCTCGACCCCTGGCCTTGCCCGTGTCCACACTGCTGCGGACAACCCCAACCACagatgaaggaaaagagagggtCAGCTCTGGGACGAAGTTTGCCCTCAGGCTCTGGCTGCAACATCTGGGCAG GTAG
- the NUDT17 gene encoding nucleoside diphosphate-linked moiety X motif 17 isoform X4, translated as MAASRVLLLLSGRPVSPSFVQSVCRLLGAGPGFGPWPTHCGFKRGRLVLSDRPFPGASTTLPLQRPPFCPFVALDQQQLRARGSELPTNRGVDLGVAVILQSSDQTVLLTRRTSTLSLSPNLWVPPGGHVELDEELLDGGLRELWEESGLQLPQDQFSWVPLGLWESAYPPRLSWGLPKYHHIILYLLVVSQESQQQLQARIQPNPNEVSAFMWLGPDVAAAVATIEDGTETSRHLSQELPPSILIVELKEDGGARPLALPVSTLLRTTPTTDEGKERVSSGTKFALRLWLQHLGR; from the exons ATGGCCGCCTCGCGGGTGCTGCTGCTCCTGTCCGGGCGCCCTGTGTCGCCGAGCTTCGTGCAGAGTGTGTGTCGCCTCCTGGGCGCCGGGCCAGGGTTCGGGCCGTGGCCCACGCACTGCGGCTTTAAGCGAGGACGACTCGTCCTCTCGGACCGGCCATTCCCAGGCGCTTCGACCACGCTTCCGCTTCAG CGACCCCCTTTCTGCCCTTTTGTGGCACTGGACCAGCAGCAGCTCAGGGCTCGGGGGTCTGAGCTGCCCACGAATCGAGGTGTGGATCTGGGTGTGGCCGTCATTCTGCAGTCCAGCGACCAGACTGTCTTATTAACCCGAAGGACAAGCACCCTCAGCCTTTCTCCCAACCTCTGGGTACCCCCAG GTGGGCACGTGGAACTTGATGAAGAG CTGTTAGACGGAGGGCTCCGAGAGCTTTGGGAGGAGAGTGGATTGCAGCTGCCCCAGGACCAGTTCTCTTGGGTCCCTCTGGGGTTATGGGAG TCTGCCTACCCTCCAAGGCTGAGCTGGGGTCtccccaaataccatcacatcaTTCTCTATCTTCTCGTGGTCTCCCAGGAGTCACAGCAGCAGCTGCAG GCCCGGATCCAACCAAACCCAAATGAAGTGAGCGCCTTTATGTGGCTGGGACCAGATGTAGCAGCTGCAGTGGCCACTATAGAGGATGGTACAGAGACATCCAGGCATCTCTCCCAGGAGCTACCACCCTCCATCCT TATAGTAGAACTAAAGGAGGATGGAGGAGCTCGACCCCTGGCCTTGCCCGTGTCCACACTGCTGCGGACAACCCCAACCACagatgaaggaaaagagagggtCAGCTCTGGGACGAAGTTTGCCCTCAGGCTCTGGCTGCAACATCTGGGCAG GTAG
- the NUDT17 gene encoding nucleoside diphosphate-linked moiety X motif 17 isoform X3, whose protein sequence is MAASRVLLLLSGRPVSPSFVQSVCRLLGAGPGFGPWPTHCGFKRGRLVLSDRPFPGASTTLPLQVRRKGSGVGGRSGVWSWRQRPGSIRLDLLPHRAALPNFCPASEALNQTATYPPHPHQRPPFCPFVALDQQQLRARGSELPTNRGVDLGVAVILQSSDQTVLLTRRTSTLSLSPNLWVPPGGHVELDEELLDGGLRELWEESGLQLPQDQFSWVPLGLWESAYPPRLSWGLPKYHHIILYLLVVSQESQQQLQARIQPNPNEVSAFMWLGPDVAAAVATIEDGTETSRHLSQELPPSILSHHYAV, encoded by the exons ATGGCCGCCTCGCGGGTGCTGCTGCTCCTGTCCGGGCGCCCTGTGTCGCCGAGCTTCGTGCAGAGTGTGTGTCGCCTCCTGGGCGCCGGGCCAGGGTTCGGGCCGTGGCCCACGCACTGCGGCTTTAAGCGAGGACGACTCGTCCTCTCGGACCGGCCATTCCCAGGCGCTTCGACCACGCTTCCGCTTCAGGTCCGGAGAaaggggagcggggtggggggcaggagtggggtgTGGAGCTGGCGCCAGAGGCCAGGCTCCATCAGACTCGACCTCCTCCCCCATCGCGCGGCGTTGCCCAATTTTTGCCCGGCTTCTGAAGCCTTAAACCAAACGGCCACCTACCCCCCGCACCCCCACCAGCGACCCCCTTTCTGCCCTTTTGTGGCACTGGACCAGCAGCAGCTCAGGGCTCGGGGGTCTGAGCTGCCCACGAATCGAGGTGTGGATCTGGGTGTGGCCGTCATTCTGCAGTCCAGCGACCAGACTGTCTTATTAACCCGAAGGACAAGCACCCTCAGCCTTTCTCCCAACCTCTGGGTACCCCCAG GTGGGCACGTGGAACTTGATGAAGAG CTGTTAGACGGAGGGCTCCGAGAGCTTTGGGAGGAGAGTGGATTGCAGCTGCCCCAGGACCAGTTCTCTTGGGTCCCTCTGGGGTTATGGGAG TCTGCCTACCCTCCAAGGCTGAGCTGGGGTCtccccaaataccatcacatcaTTCTCTATCTTCTCGTGGTCTCCCAGGAGTCACAGCAGCAGCTGCAG GCCCGGATCCAACCAAACCCAAATGAAGTGAGCGCCTTTATGTGGCTGGGACCAGATGTAGCAGCTGCAGTGGCCACTATAGAGGATGGTACAGAGACATCCAGGCATCTCTCCCAGGAGCTACCACCCTCCATCCT GAGCCATCATTATGCAGTATAG